One region of Limnospira fusiformis SAG 85.79 genomic DNA includes:
- a CDS encoding bifunctional serine/threonine-protein kinase/formylglycine-generating enzyme family protein: MSQCLNPDCLHSNPEGSQFCQKCGSKLRLAERYYAKSILGQGGFGRTFLAVDDFKPSKPPCVIKQFLPQAQGTATLEKAAQLFDQEAQRLELLGKHSQIPELLAYFTADNRQYLIQEFIEGETLQQELDNQGAFTENQIISLLKDLLPVLDFVHQNQVIHRDIKPENIIRRASDNKLVLVDFGASKQVRRTSMSVAGTVIGSAEYCAPEQAMGKPQYGSDLYSLGVTCLYLLTQVSPSDLYDPLESQWVWREHLNGNQVSDKLGEILDRLVETVFRKRYQSVAEVWADLQPSDDSPKPPTQKFEFDIVTVNSMGREINRRPGQAECIIEDLGNGVTLEMVLIPGGTFIMGSPSGEAKSDDDERPQHRVTIKPFLMGKYPVTQEQWRQVASFPKLQRDLSLDPSRFKGLNLPVEKVSWYDVIEWCARLSKRIGKPYRLPSEAEWEYAARAGTTSPFHVGDTLTTDLANYNGSSTYSSEPKGAYREQTTPVGQFQHANAFGLYDIHGNVWEWCADPWHDSYNGAPSDGGVWDVGNDSRYQKPIEYLVKFLESKERRVLRGGSWSYNPESCRCALRNWGDPDFLDDFLSFRVAL; this comes from the coding sequence ATGAGCCAGTGTCTCAACCCGGACTGCCTCCACAGCAACCCCGAAGGTTCCCAGTTTTGCCAAAAATGTGGCAGTAAACTCCGACTGGCAGAACGCTACTATGCTAAAAGCATCCTCGGACAAGGTGGGTTCGGACGCACATTTCTGGCAGTGGATGACTTCAAACCTTCTAAACCTCCCTGCGTGATTAAGCAATTCCTTCCCCAGGCGCAAGGAACCGCTACCCTAGAAAAAGCCGCCCAATTATTCGACCAAGAAGCCCAACGTTTAGAACTCCTCGGCAAACATTCCCAAATCCCGGAACTTTTGGCTTATTTTACGGCTGATAACCGTCAATATTTAATTCAGGAATTTATCGAAGGAGAAACCCTACAACAGGAGTTAGATAATCAAGGCGCTTTTACCGAAAATCAAATCATTTCGCTGCTCAAGGATTTATTGCCAGTTTTGGATTTCGTCCACCAAAATCAAGTGATTCACCGGGATATTAAACCGGAAAACATCATTAGACGCGCCAGTGATAATAAGTTAGTTCTAGTGGATTTTGGAGCATCTAAACAAGTGCGGCGCACATCTATGAGCGTAGCGGGAACGGTTATCGGTTCGGCGGAATATTGCGCCCCGGAACAGGCTATGGGAAAACCTCAATATGGGAGTGATTTATATAGTTTAGGGGTGACTTGTTTATATCTGCTAACCCAAGTTAGTCCGTCAGATTTATATGACCCCTTAGAATCACAATGGGTTTGGCGTGAGCATTTAAATGGCAATCAGGTGAGTGATAAACTAGGCGAAATCTTAGACCGTTTGGTTGAGACAGTCTTTAGAAAACGCTATCAATCTGTAGCGGAAGTTTGGGCAGATTTACAGCCATCTGATGATAGTCCAAAACCCCCAACCCAGAAGTTTGAATTTGACATCGTTACGGTCAATTCAATGGGTCGAGAAATTAACCGTCGTCCCGGTCAGGCTGAATGTATTATCGAAGACCTGGGAAATGGGGTGACTCTGGAGATGGTGCTAATTCCGGGGGGAACCTTTATTATGGGTTCACCGAGTGGTGAAGCTAAAAGTGATGATGATGAAAGACCCCAACACCGAGTCACGATTAAACCCTTCCTCATGGGGAAATATCCGGTTACCCAAGAACAATGGCGACAAGTGGCTAGTTTCCCCAAACTTCAACGGGACCTGAGCCTAGACCCCTCAAGATTTAAAGGATTAAATCTTCCGGTTGAAAAAGTTTCATGGTATGATGTAATCGAGTGGTGCGCCCGCCTCTCGAAAAGAATTGGCAAACCCTACCGATTGCCCAGTGAAGCCGAGTGGGAATATGCAGCCCGTGCCGGAACAACTAGCCCCTTTCATGTCGGTGATACCCTGACGACAGACCTCGCCAACTACAATGGCAGCAGCACCTATAGCTCAGAACCCAAGGGAGCCTACCGCGAACAAACCACCCCCGTCGGTCAGTTTCAACACGCCAACGCCTTTGGCTTGTATGATATCCACGGAAATGTTTGGGAATGGTGCGCTGACCCCTGGCATGATAGCTACAATGGTGCGCCTTCGGATGGTGGTGTGTGGGATGTTGGGAACGATAGTCGTTATCAAAAACCTATTGAATATTTAGTCAAGTTTTTGGAAAGCAAAGAAAGACGTGTGCTGCGCGGCGGTTCGTGGAGCTACAATCCAGAAAGCTGCCGTTGTGCCCTCCGCAACTGGGGCGACCCAGACTTCCTCGACGACTTCCTCAGTTTTCGGGTAGCGCTTTAG
- a CDS encoding bifunctional serine/threonine-protein kinase/formylglycine-generating enzyme family protein has product MYWQNGHSLQNGKFTIETVLGQGGFGITYKALHRGFNAPVVIKTPNAFLRHDPDYAKYVQRFIREAQILAQLERDPNPHIVRVKDLFEESDSHCLVMEFIEGKNLYTLVQEQGPLSEATALELICPVAQALAQVHRAGIVHRDATPVNIMLRGNRQPVLIDFGIAGNVVPSVTSSKIFGNKAFAPYEQLIKGDRSPTVDIYTLAASLYYAVTKQLPRDCFSRKVDREELVPPKDLASVSDAINDAIMAGMALNKTQRPQSMEEWLKLLEPPKPTPLYRPKTTSFSFDIVTVNSKGQEINRRPGQAECIIEDLGNGVTLEMVLIPGGTFIMGAPSGEAGSSNAERPQHRVTIKPFLMGKYPVTQAQWRQVASFPKLQRDLNPDPSRFKGLNLPVEKVSWYDVIEWCARLSKRIGKPYRLPSEAEWEYAARAGTTSPFHVGDTLTTDLANYDGNYTYSSGPKGAYREQTTPVGQFQHANAFGLYDIHGNVWEWCADPWHDSYNGAPSDGRVWDVGNDNRYQNPIEYLVKFLESKDDRVLRGGSWDDLPESCRCAFRDWVGPDILNLNYGFRVACAPPDS; this is encoded by the coding sequence ATGTACTGGCAAAACGGACACTCACTCCAAAACGGCAAATTCACCATCGAAACTGTCCTCGGACAGGGTGGGTTCGGCATTACCTACAAAGCCCTGCATCGGGGCTTCAATGCCCCCGTGGTGATCAAAACCCCCAATGCCTTTTTGCGACATGACCCCGACTATGCCAAATACGTCCAACGCTTCATCCGGGAAGCCCAAATTTTAGCCCAACTGGAGAGGGACCCCAACCCCCACATCGTCCGCGTCAAGGACTTATTTGAAGAATCCGACTCCCATTGTCTGGTAATGGAATTTATCGAGGGCAAAAACCTCTATACTCTGGTGCAGGAACAAGGCCCCCTTTCGGAAGCGACCGCCCTGGAGTTAATTTGTCCGGTGGCTCAGGCTTTGGCACAGGTGCATCGCGCTGGTATTGTTCACCGGGATGCCACCCCGGTTAATATCATGTTGCGAGGTAACCGTCAGCCGGTATTGATTGATTTTGGCATCGCTGGAAATGTCGTCCCCAGTGTCACCAGTTCCAAGATTTTTGGCAATAAGGCTTTTGCACCCTACGAACAGTTAATTAAAGGCGATCGCTCCCCCACGGTCGATATTTACACTCTGGCAGCATCTCTCTATTATGCCGTAACGAAGCAGTTGCCGAGGGACTGTTTTTCCCGCAAGGTAGACCGGGAAGAGTTGGTGCCGCCCAAGGATTTGGCATCGGTGAGCGATGCTATTAATGATGCGATTATGGCGGGGATGGCGTTAAATAAAACCCAGCGCCCTCAGTCGATGGAGGAGTGGTTAAAGCTGTTGGAACCGCCGAAACCCACCCCCCTTTACCGACCAAAAACGACTTCTTTTTCCTTTGACATCGTTACCGTCAATTCAAAGGGACAAGAAATTAACCGCCGTCCCGGTCAGGCTGAATGTATTATCGAAGACCTGGGAAATGGTGTGACTCTGGAGATGGTGCTAATTCCGGGGGGAACCTTTATTATGGGTGCGCCGAGTGGTGAAGCTGGAAGTTCTAATGCTGAAAGACCCCAACACCGAGTCACGATTAAACCCTTCCTAATGGGGAAATATCCGGTTACCCAAGCACAATGGCGACAAGTGGCTAGTTTCCCCAAACTCCAACGAGACCTGAACCCAGACCCCTCAAGATTTAAAGGATTAAATCTTCCGGTTGAAAAAGTTTCATGGTATGATGTAATCGAGTGGTGCGCCCGCCTCTCGAAAAGAATCGGCAAACCCTACCGATTGCCCAGTGAAGCCGAGTGGGAATATGCAGCCCGCGCCGGAACAACTAGCCCCTTTCATGTCGGTGATACCCTGACGACAGACCTCGCCAACTACGATGGCAACTACACCTATAGCTCAGGACCCAAGGGAGCCTACCGCGAACAAACCACCCCCGTCGGTCAGTTTCAACACGCCAACGCATTTGGCTTGTATGATATCCACGGAAATGTTTGGGAATGGTGCGCTGACCCCTGGCACGACAGCTACAATGGTGCGCCTTCGGATGGTCGTGTGTGGGATGTTGGGAACGATAATCGTTATCAAAACCCTATTGAATATTTAGTCAAGTTTTTGGAAAGCAAAGACGACCGAGTGCTGCGCGGCGGTTCGTGGGACGACCTTCCAGAGAGCTGCCGTTGTGCCTTCCGCGACTGGGTCGGCCCGGACATCCTCAACCTCAACTACGGTTTTCGGGTAGCCTGTGCCCCCCCCGACTCTTAG
- a CDS encoding bifunctional serine/threonine-protein kinase/formylglycine-generating enzyme family protein has protein sequence MSQCLNPDCLHSNPEGSQFCQKCGSKLRLAERYYAKSILGQGGFGRTFLAVDDFKPSKPPCVIKQFLPQAQGTATLEKAAQLFDQEAQRLELLGKHSQIPELLAYFTADNRQYLIQEFIEGETLQQELDNQGAFSENQIISLLEDLLPVLDFVHQNQVIHRDIKPENIIRRASDNKLVLVDFGASKQVRRTSMSVTGTVIGSAEYCAPEQAMGKPQYGSDLYSLGVTCLYLLTEVSPSNLYDPLELQWVWREHLNDNQLSEKLGKILDRLVETVFNKRYQSVAEVWEDLRRYYGKSPNPTSPQTVIPETVKQTPNTTGKPVTQKFEFDIVTVNSMGREINRRPGQAECIIEDLGNGVTLEMVLIPGGTFIMGSPASEKRWSRYHGEEEPQHQVTIKPFLMGKYPVTQAQWQQVASFPKLQRDLSLDPPRFKGLNLPVESVSWYDVMEWCDRLSKVISKPYRLPSEAEWEYAARAGTTSPFHVGDTLTTDLANYRGDYTYSSGPKGAYREQTTPVGQFQHANAFGLYDIHGNVWEWCADPWHDSYNGAPSDGRVWDVGNDNRYQKPIEYLVKFLGSKDHRVLRGGSWYGNPESCRCAYRYRSDPDNLYYNVGFRVAL, from the coding sequence ATGAGCCAGTGTCTCAACCCGGACTGCCTCCACAGCAACCCCGAAGGTTCCCAGTTTTGCCAAAAATGTGGCAGTAAACTCCGACTGGCAGAACGCTACTATGCTAAAAGCATCCTCGGACAAGGCGGGTTCGGACGCACATTTCTGGCAGTGGATGACTTCAAACCTTCTAAACCTCCCTGCGTGATTAAGCAATTCCTTCCCCAGGCGCAAGGAACCGCTACCCTAGAAAAAGCCGCCCAATTATTCGACCAAGAAGCCCAACGTTTAGAACTCCTCGGCAAACATTCCCAAATCCCGGAACTGTTGGCTTATTTTACGGCTGATAACCGTCAATATTTAATTCAGGAATTTATCGAAGGGGAAACCCTACAACAGGAGCTAGATAATCAAGGCGCTTTTAGCGAAAATCAAATCATTTCGCTGCTAGAGGATTTATTGCCAGTTTTGGATTTCGTCCACCAAAATCAAGTGATTCACCGGGATATTAAACCGGAAAACATCATTAGACGAGCCAGTGATAACAAGTTAGTCCTAGTGGATTTTGGAGCATCTAAACAGGTGCGGCGCACATCTATGAGCGTCACCGGAACGGTTATCGGTTCGGCGGAATATTGCGCCCCGGAACAGGCTATGGGAAAACCTCAATATGGGAGTGATTTATATAGTTTAGGGGTGACTTGTTTATACCTGCTAACCGAAGTGAGTCCGTCGAATTTATATGACCCCTTAGAATTACAATGGGTGTGGCGTGAGCATTTAAATGACAATCAGTTGAGTGAGAAACTAGGCAAAATCTTAGACCGTTTGGTTGAGACAGTGTTTAACAAACGCTATCAATCTGTAGCGGAAGTTTGGGAAGATTTACGGCGATATTATGGGAAATCGCCCAACCCAACAAGTCCTCAAACCGTCATCCCAGAGACTGTTAAACAGACTCCCAATACAACTGGCAAACCGGTAACCCAGAAGTTTGAATTTGATATCGTTACGGTCAATTCAATGGGTCGAGAAATTAACCGTCGTCCCGGTCAGGCTGAATGTATTATCGAAGACCTGGGAAACGGTGTAACCCTGGAGATGGTGCTAATTCCGGGGGGAACCTTTATTATGGGTTCACCTGCATCCGAAAAGCGATGGAGTCGCTATCATGGCGAAGAAGAACCCCAACACCAAGTCACGATTAAACCCTTCCTAATGGGGAAATATCCGGTTACCCAAGCACAATGGCAACAAGTGGCTAGTTTCCCCAAACTTCAACGGGACCTGAGCCTAGACCCCCCAAGATTTAAAGGATTAAATCTTCCCGTTGAATCGGTTTCATGGTATGATGTAATGGAGTGGTGCGATCGCCTCTCAAAAGTAATCAGCAAACCCTACCGATTACCCAGTGAAGCCGAGTGGGAATATGCAGCTCGCGCCGGAACCACTAGCCCCTTTCATGTCGGTGATACCCTGACCACCGACCTCGCCAACTACCGTGGCGACTACACCTATAGCTCAGGACCCAAGGGAGCCTACCGCGAACAAACCACCCCCGTCGGTCAGTTTCAACACGCCAACGCATTTGGCTTGTATGATATCCACGGGAACGTTTGGGAATGGTGCGCTGACCCCTGGCACGACAGCTACAATGGTGCGCCTTCGGATGGTCGTGTGTGGGATGTTGGGAACGATAATCGTTATCAAAAACCTATTGAATATTTAGTCAAGTTTTTGGGAAGCAAAGACCACCGAGTGCTGCGCGGCGGTTCGTGGTACGGCAATCCAGAAAGCTGCCGTTGTGCCTACCGCTACAGGTCCGACCCGGACAACCTCTACTACAACGTCGGTTTTCGGGTAGCGCTTTAG
- a CDS encoding bifunctional serine/threonine-protein kinase/formylglycine-generating enzyme family protein, with protein MSQCLNPDCLHINPDGSQFCQKCGSKLRLVERYYAKSILGQGGFGRTFLAVDDFKPSKPPCVIKQFLPQAQGTATLEKAAQLFDQEAQRLELLGKHSQIPELLAYFTADNRQYLIQEFIEGETLQQELDNQGAFTENQIISLLKDLLPVLDFVHQNQVIHRDIKPDNIIRRASDNKLVIVDFGASKQVRRTSLSVTGTVIGSAEYWAPEQAMGKPQYGSDLYSLGVTCLYLLTEVSPSDLYDPLEAEWVWRDYEYFNDNQVSDKLGKILDRLVETVFKKRYQSVAEVWADLQRYYGKQTNPTNPQPVIPETVKQTPNTTGKPVTQKFEFDIVTVNSMGREINRRTGQAECIIEDLGNGVTLEMVKIPGGTFIMGAPSGEAGSSYAERPQHRVTIKPFLMGKYPVTQAQWQQVASFPKLQRDLNYNPSKFAGLNLPVESVSWYDVVEWCARLSKRIGKPYRLPSEAEWEYAARAGTTSPFHVGDTLTTDLANYDGGYSYSSGPRGAYRKKTTPVGQFQHANAFGLYDIHGNIWEWCADPWHEGYGGAPSDGRVWDYGNDNRYENIIEHLVDFLEKGTKDMRVLRGGSWLNFPVSCRCANRVMDYPDSFGRNSGFRVAL; from the coding sequence ATGAGCCAGTGTCTCAACCCAGACTGCCTCCACATCAACCCCGACGGTTCCCAGTTTTGCCAAAAATGTGGCAGTAAACTCCGACTGGTAGAACGCTACTATGCTAAAAGCATCCTCGGACAAGGTGGGTTCGGACGCACATTTCTGGCAGTGGATGACTTCAAACCTTCTAAACCTCCCTGTGTGATTAAACAATTCCTTCCCCAGGCGCAAGGAACCGCTACCCTAGAAAAAGCCGCCCAATTATTCGACCAAGAAGCCCAACGTTTAGAACTCCTCGGCAAACATTCCCAAATCCCGGAACTGTTGGCTTATTTTACCGCTGATAACCGTCAATATTTAATTCAGGAATTTATCGAAGGGGAAACCCTACAACAGGAGTTAGATAATCAAGGCGCTTTTACGGAAAATCAAATCATTTCGCTGCTCAAGGATTTATTGCCAGTTTTGGATTTCGTCCACCAAAATCAAGTGATTCACCGGGATATTAAACCGGACAACATCATTAGACGAGCCAGTGATAATAAGTTAGTTATAGTGGATTTTGGAGCATCTAAACAGGTGCGACGCACATCTCTTAGCGTGACGGGAACGGTTATCGGTTCGGCGGAATATTGGGCCCCGGAACAGGCTATGGGAAAACCTCAATATGGGAGTGATTTATATAGTTTAGGGGTGACTTGTTTATATCTGCTAACCGAAGTGAGTCCGTCAGATTTATATGACCCCTTAGAAGCCGAATGGGTGTGGCGTGACTATGAGTATTTCAATGACAATCAGGTGAGTGATAAACTAGGCAAAATCTTAGACCGCTTGGTTGAGACAGTCTTTAAAAAACGCTATCAATCTGTAGCGGAAGTGTGGGCAGATTTACAGCGATATTATGGGAAACAGACCAACCCCACAAATCCTCAACCCGTCATCCCAGAGACTGTTAAACAGACTCCCAATACAACTGGCAAACCGGTAACCCAGAAGTTTGAATTTGATATCGTTACGGTCAATTCAATGGGTCGAGAAATTAACCGCCGTACCGGTCAGGCTGAATGTATTATCGAAGACCTGGGAAATGGGGTGACTCTGGAGATGGTAAAAATTCCGGGGGGAACCTTTATTATGGGTGCGCCGAGTGGTGAAGCTGGAAGTTCATACGCTGAAAGACCCCAACACCGAGTCACGATTAAACCCTTCCTCATGGGGAAATATCCGGTTACCCAAGCACAATGGCAACAAGTGGCTAGTTTCCCCAAACTCCAACGGGACCTCAACTATAACCCCTCCAAATTTGCCGGATTAAATCTTCCCGTTGAATCGGTTTCATGGTATGATGTGGTGGAATGGTGTGCGCGCCTCTCGAAAAGAATTGGCAAACCCTACCGATTGCCCAGTGAAGCCGAGTGGGAATATGCAGCCCGCGCTGGAACCACTAGCCCCTTTCATGTCGGTGATACCCTGACGACGGACCTCGCCAACTACGATGGCGGCTACAGCTATAGCTCAGGACCGAGGGGAGCCTACCGCAAAAAAACCACCCCCGTCGGTCAGTTTCAACACGCCAACGCCTTTGGCTTGTATGATATCCACGGGAATATTTGGGAATGGTGCGCTGACCCCTGGCACGAAGGCTATGGTGGCGCTCCCTCGGACGGGCGAGTGTGGGATTATGGTAACGATAATCGTTATGAAAACATTATTGAACATTTAGTCGATTTTTTGGAAAAAGGGACAAAAGACATGAGGGTGCTGCGCGGCGGTTCGTGGCTAAACTTTCCTGTGAGCTGCCGTTGTGCCAACCGCGTCATGGACTACCCGGACAGCTTCGGCCGCAACAGCGGTTTTCGGGTAGCGCTTTAG
- a CDS encoding serine/threonine protein kinase has product MLWQNGQKLNNGNYMVDRILGQGRFSVTYLAKEVRTNGYVAIKTLNPDASMLKDLKPSEREKYATKFYDEALKLSQCQHPHIVKVREIFEEAVREGWFANTRYPCIVMDYIDGVSLGQRGEPQLPEKIALGYIQQIGSALISVHQRGLLHRDLKPGNIMIRAGKQEAILIDFGLARSFDHPLTQQITVDGFAPFELYSHLEPKGPWTDVYSLAATLYVLLTGKKPESALDRHDTKSDVHLTPPRLHNPKISQKVNQAIVHAMALIPGDRTQSVPEFLRELGIGRWSPIPQWDSLPIALQLAATVAGILGAIATIIALFLNK; this is encoded by the coding sequence ATGTTGTGGCAAAACGGACAGAAACTCAACAACGGGAACTATATGGTCGATCGCATTTTGGGACAGGGGCGATTTTCCGTCACCTATCTCGCCAAGGAAGTGCGGACGAATGGCTATGTTGCCATTAAAACCCTGAATCCCGACGCTTCCATGTTAAAAGATCTCAAGCCCTCGGAACGGGAAAAATATGCGACCAAATTTTATGATGAAGCCCTAAAACTCTCCCAATGCCAACATCCTCATATTGTCAAAGTGCGAGAAATTTTTGAGGAAGCGGTGCGGGAGGGATGGTTTGCCAATACTCGCTATCCGTGTATCGTCATGGACTATATTGATGGGGTCAGTCTCGGTCAGCGGGGAGAACCTCAACTTCCCGAAAAAATTGCCCTGGGCTATATTCAACAAATTGGTTCCGCTTTGATTTCCGTCCACCAACGGGGTCTTTTGCATCGAGATCTTAAACCCGGAAATATTATGATTCGCGCCGGAAAACAAGAGGCGATTTTAATTGATTTTGGCTTGGCGAGGTCTTTCGATCATCCCCTCACCCAACAAATTACCGTTGATGGCTTTGCACCCTTCGAATTGTATTCCCACCTGGAACCCAAAGGACCCTGGACGGACGTTTACAGCCTGGCGGCGACCCTGTATGTGCTGCTGACCGGAAAAAAACCTGAAAGTGCCTTAGATCGCCATGATACCAAGTCCGATGTGCATTTGACTCCCCCCCGTTTGCACAATCCCAAGATTAGCCAAAAGGTTAATCAGGCGATCGTTCATGCCATGGCTTTAATTCCGGGCGATCGCACCCAGAGTGTACCGGAATTTCTGCGGGAATTGGGAATCGGGCGCTGGTCGCCAATTCCCCAATGGGATAGTCTGCCGATCGCCCTTCAATTGGCTGCTACTGTTGCCGGCATTCTCGGTGCGATCGCAACCATAATCGCCCTATTTTTAAATAAATAG
- a CDS encoding bifunctional serine/threonine-protein kinase/formylglycine-generating enzyme family protein: MSQCLNPDCLHINPDGSQFCQKCGSQLRLAERYYAKSILGQGGFGRTFLAVDDFKPSKPPCVIKQFLPQAQGTATLEKAAELFDQEAQRLELLGKHSQIPELLAYFTADNRQYLIQEFIKGETLQQELDNQGAFTENQIISLLKDLLPVLYFVHKHKVIHRDIKPENIIRRASDKKLVLVDFGASKQVRRTSMSVTGTVIGSAEYCAPEQAMGKPQYGSDLYSLGVTCLYLLTQVSPSYLYDPLESQWVWREHLNGNQVSDKLGEILERLVETVFKKRYQSVAEVWADLQRYYGKPTNNTTGKPVTQKFEFDIVTVNSKGQEINRRPGQAECIIEDLGNGVTLEMVKIPGGTFKMGAPRGEAGSSLNKERPQHQVTIKPFLMGKYPVTQAQWRQVASFPKLQRDLNLDPSHFKGLNLPVEKVSWYDVIEWCARLSKRIGKPYRLPSEAEWEYAARAGTTSPFHVGDTLTTDLANYYGNYTYSSGPKGAYREQTTPVGQFQHANAFGLYDIHGNVWEWCADPWHDSYNGAPSDGRVWDVGNDNRYQKPIEYLVNFLGSKERRVLRGGSWDFFPENCRCAYRFWDSPDFLDYYVGFRVACAPPDS; the protein is encoded by the coding sequence ATGAGCCAGTGTCTCAACCCAGACTGCCTCCACATCAACCCCGACGGTTCCCAGTTTTGCCAAAAATGTGGCAGTCAACTCCGACTGGCAGAACGCTACTATGCTAAAAGCATCCTCGGACAAGGTGGCTTCGGACGCACATTTCTGGCAGTGGATGACTTCAAACCTTCTAAACCTCCCTGTGTGATTAAACAATTCCTTCCCCAGGCGCAAGGAACCGCTACCCTAGAAAAAGCAGCCGAATTATTCGACCAAGAAGCCCAACGTTTAGAACTCCTCGGCAAACATTCCCAAATCCCGGAACTTTTGGCTTATTTTACGGCTGATAACCGTCAATATTTAATTCAGGAATTTATCAAAGGGGAAACCCTACAACAGGAGTTAGACAATCAAGGCGCTTTTACGGAAAATCAAATCATTTCCCTGCTCAAGGATTTATTGCCAGTTTTGTATTTTGTACACAAACATAAAGTAATTCACCGGGATATTAAACCGGAAAACATCATTAGACGAGCCAGTGATAAAAAGTTAGTCCTAGTGGATTTTGGAGCATCTAAACAGGTGCGGCGCACATCTATGAGCGTCACCGGAACGGTTATCGGTTCGGCGGAATATTGCGCCCCGGAACAGGCTATGGGAAAACCTCAATATGGGAGTGATTTATATAGTTTAGGGGTGACTTGTTTATACCTGCTAACCCAAGTGAGTCCGTCATATTTATATGACCCCTTAGAATCACAATGGGTGTGGCGTGAGCATTTAAATGGCAATCAGGTGAGTGATAAATTAGGCGAAATCTTAGAGCGTTTGGTTGAGACAGTCTTTAAAAAACGCTATCAATCTGTAGCCGAAGTATGGGCAGATTTACAGCGATATTATGGGAAACCGACTAACAATACAACTGGCAAACCGGTAACCCAGAAGTTTGAATTTGATATCGTTACGGTCAATTCAAAGGGACAAGAAATTAACCGTCGTCCCGGTCAGGCTGAATGTATTATCGAAGACCTGGGAAATGGGGTGACTCTGGAGATGGTAAAAATTCCGGGGGGAACCTTTAAAATGGGTGCGCCGAGGGGTGAAGCTGGAAGTTCACTAAATAAGGAAAGACCCCAACACCAAGTCACGATTAAACCCTTCCTCATGGGGAAATATCCCGTTACCCAAGCACAATGGCGACAAGTGGCTAGTTTCCCCAAACTCCAACGGGACCTGAACCTAGACCCCTCACATTTTAAAGGATTAAATCTTCCCGTTGAAAAAGTTTCATGGTATGATGTAATCGAGTGGTGCGCCCGCCTCTCGAAAAGAATCGGCAAACCCTACCGATTGCCCAGTGAAGCGGAGTGGGAATATGCAGCCCGCGCCGGAACCACTAGCCCCTTTCACGTCGGTGATACCCTGACGACAGACCTCGCCAACTACTATGGCAACTACACCTATAGCTCAGGACCCAAGGGAGCCTACCGCGAACAAACCACCCCCGTCGGTCAGTTTCAACACGCCAACGCCTTTGGCTTGTATGATATCCACGGAAATGTTTGGGAATGGTGCGCTGACCCCTGGCACGACAGCTACAATGGTGCGCCTTCGGATGGTCGTGTGTGGGATGTTGGGAACGATAATCGTTATCAAAAACCTATTGAATATTTAGTCAACTTTTTGGGAAGCAAGGAACGACGAGTGCTGCGCGGCGGTTCGTGGGACTTCTTTCCAGAAAACTGCCGTTGTGCCTACCGCTTCTGGGACAGCCCGGACTTCCTCGACTACTACGTCGGTTTTCGGGTAGCCTGTGCCCCCCCCGACTCTTAG